A window from Engraulis encrasicolus isolate BLACKSEA-1 chromosome 13, IST_EnEncr_1.0, whole genome shotgun sequence encodes these proteins:
- the LOC134460498 gene encoding apelin receptor B-like, which translates to MEHLNHSRSNGSGISTMHQASTGVLGACFLLGVPANIAVLVFLRRHLKKDNFTLHLMLNLAASDILRLITLPLWMYNLNFAWTLGRALCKLASLLIFTSTNCSVLTVTLMSIQRYVVVLHRSQWTKLGSKGEKLLLVCLWSLALILSSPAAVKADITEGQNSVCQRVTDEETLGILLGETLLGFVLPFSIMAMFYFCLHKKVKQNPLFSNPRLARLVIAILVTFFILWFPFHVMNLTFPNPRRVKGKRYDKFNNRS; encoded by the exons ATGGAGCATCTGAACCACTCCAGATCTAACGGCTCCGGCATCTCTACGATGCATCAGGCCAGCACTGGGGTTCTGGGTGCTTGTTTCCTACTGGGTGTCCCCGCTAACATTGCTGTCCTGGTCTTCCTCCGTCGCCACCTCAAGAAGGACAACTTCACCCTCCATCTCATGCTGAACCTCGCTGCTTCAGACATCTTACGTTTGATAACTTTACCGCTGTGGATGTACAACTTGAACTTTGCCTGGACATTAGGCCGGGCCCTGTGCAAACTCGCTTCACTGCTCATCTTTACCAGCACCAACTGTAGCGTGCTGACTGTGACTCTGATGAGCATTCAGAGATACGTGGTGGTTCTGCATCGGAGCCAGTGGACCAAGCTGGGCAGCAAAGGAGAAAAGCTACTTCTTGTCTGCCTCTGGAGTCTTGCTCTGATTCTCTCCAGCCCAGCCGCAGTAAAAGCAGACATTACAGAAGGACAAAATTCGGTCTGTCAGCGAGTCACTGACGAAGAGACACTGGGCATTCTTCTCGGCGAGACACTGCTGGGCTTTGTCCTTCCCTTCTCCATCATGGCGATGTTCTACTTCTGCCTCCACAAGAAGGTGAAGCAAAACCCCCTCTTCAGCAACCCTAGACTGGCCAGATTGGTGATTGCAATCCTTGTTACTTTTTTCATACTATGGTTCCCTTTTCATGTGATGAACCTT ACGTTCCCGAACCCCAGAAGAGTCAAAGGGAAACGTTATGACAAGTTTAACAACAGG TCATAG